One Algibacter sp. L3A6 genomic region harbors:
- a CDS encoding GTP-binding protein, translating to MNTPLNEIVLRPRFKMELPRTNTSVLKDFEDSKTLQSDFIVSTVDDHVFIKLPKEKQHFWSPQLHLEINEVDKNTSLLRGLFGPSPTVWTMFMFFHFAIAMLFIVFSIWAYSNWALKAPYQTQIIGLVVLTGIWFALYFAGRVSKFSNQTEMNALYNFMNSICKA from the coding sequence ATGAATACACCACTAAACGAAATTGTACTTAGACCTCGGTTTAAAATGGAACTACCAAGAACAAACACCTCGGTTTTAAAGGACTTTGAAGATAGCAAGACCTTACAGTCTGATTTTATTGTATCTACAGTTGACGATCATGTATTTATTAAACTCCCTAAAGAAAAACAACATTTTTGGTCGCCGCAACTGCATTTAGAGATAAATGAAGTGGATAAAAACACTAGTTTATTGCGTGGTTTGTTCGGGCCAAGCCCAACCGTTTGGACCATGTTTATGTTTTTTCATTTTGCTATTGCCATGCTTTTTATTGTGTTTAGCATTTGGGCCTATAGTAATTGGGCTTTAAAAGCTCCTTACCAAACACAAATTATAGGTTTGGTTGTTTTAACAGGAATTTGGTTTGCGCTGTACTTTGCTGGTAGAGTGAGTAAATTTTCTAACCAAACGGAAATGAATGCCTTATATAATTTTATGAATAGTATTTGTAAGGCATAA